The following are encoded in a window of Carya illinoinensis cultivar Pawnee chromosome 15, C.illinoinensisPawnee_v1, whole genome shotgun sequence genomic DNA:
- the LOC122296261 gene encoding uncharacterized protein LOC122296261, producing the protein MEDYNGSRRYGEGTIQMQSYYGPPPSRQPTSYDLRCYSSSYAETQMGNNRDLKLKKAKSTAGSFSKSWTFGDREFQRKKRIAGYKMYSVEGKMKGSLRRSFRWLKHKYTEVLYGW; encoded by the coding sequence ATGGAAGACTACAACGGATCGAGGCGATATGGGGAAGGGACGATACAGATGCAGAGCTATTACGGACCACCACCATCCAGACAACCCACTTCCTATGATCTCAGGTGCTACAGCTCCTCCTATGCAGAGACCCAGATGGGCAACAACAGAGACTTAAAGCTCAAGAAGGCAAAGAGCACTGCTGGGTCCTTTTCAAAGTCTTGGACTTTTGGTGACCGTGAGTtccagaggaagaagaggattgCTGGCTATAAGATGTATTCTGTGGAGGGAAAAATGAAGGGATCCTTGAGGAGGAGCTTCAGGTGGCTTAAACATAAGTACACCGAGGTGCTCTATGGCTGGTAG